The proteins below come from a single Geobacillus thermoleovorans genomic window:
- a CDS encoding type IV pilus modification PilV family protein, producing MAGSNFPLPSRQAGFTLIETLLAITLLSGVAIGLFYFFTNAMMHTSYNQGRTVAVNVARGVAVYFEKNADFSRLKEYMEDHQTPFLELTKDDCGNESLAALFFPGESSQLHTVCEAQFAPKINNVRYEASVYLVRYDKEAWDAFTSSSEFASLPAPLQARIRAETEKAAESNAGGYMTKLYTTVRWGERTNETAWVEGVITDETIR from the coding sequence ATGGCGGGAAGCAATTTTCCTCTTCCTAGTCGTCAAGCAGGATTTACGTTGATCGAAACGTTGCTGGCCATCACTCTTTTATCGGGCGTCGCGATCGGTTTGTTTTACTTTTTCACGAATGCGATGATGCATACGTCTTACAACCAAGGTCGGACGGTGGCCGTCAACGTCGCCCGCGGCGTCGCTGTCTATTTTGAAAAAAACGCAGATTTCTCCCGGCTAAAAGAGTATATGGAAGACCATCAAACACCGTTTCTTGAGCTAACAAAAGACGATTGCGGCAACGAATCGTTGGCGGCGCTGTTTTTTCCCGGTGAATCTAGCCAACTGCATACGGTATGTGAAGCGCAGTTCGCCCCGAAAATCAACAATGTCCGTTACGAAGCTTCCGTTTACCTTGTCCGATACGACAAGGAGGCATGGGATGCATTCACTTCATCGTCGGAATTCGCTTCCTTGCCTGCGCCGCTGCAGGCGCGCATCCGCGCTGAAACGGAAAAAGCAGCCGAATCAAACGCCGGCGGCTACATGACCAAATTATACACCACCGTCCGTTGGGGCGAGCGCACGAACGAAACGGCGTGGGTCGAAGGGGTGATCACCGATGAAACGATCCGCTAG
- a CDS encoding VWA domain-containing protein, whose product MKRWRGWLLWGMLFWLMASLWPMKAGVVYADQTEGAITFVSDEKIEGWATAPGSGNGQGNSIRYFMIRIQPKEQSGTAVSYRAEAVEAPADRNGEKKYTFSLDMRGKWPSAPGTTVTYQITVDAYRVLGNGKEDVYFSFPQTPYQYTRQTGVSTAKLDFSLSFSQPEYAKPPNGDAQGRLDVTLVPQGAVSSPVRPPIDVVFVFDISGSMTWEKLSSAKTALRSAVDYFKAHSHPNDRFALIPFSDQVKQVVPFGDQPNVAAQLEKIRTVGDSLTAGGGTNYSAALSLAQSYFNDPVRKKYVIFLTDGMPTTLNATETITYREVERILWFYYYTGEKITAPLPLTYELYTNGKAGIRFIDKRGFSRLFTSDGWDYVNGADIPLGRSDYPFSYSSIEKKIRDHAINVAKALGMNNITLYSIGFGSNDEVDMSFLQTLSATAGGEARQGTTQNLTALFQQFSQLATTPAITGTIRIPLSSFGGNVAVAENGQVWLDENKQNAYISFSIPYEVGKPAPAPITIPVSVSFKQKGTYTLTTELTYRDVYGQLQPPIAKSATISIVVKVHSLTLGDYKPTMNVDEMQTIPVTIEPSDATNPTLAWTSSDPSVASVDQNGTVTALKPGTVTITVRATDGSNASASAVIKVIDPYVALQGMEFRRPVLYMKVGERLDAAPELRFVPSNASDRTLRSVTSSDSRFVDVVQENGRWYLEAVDVGYAVVTATANARTPDGRPIQASVWVFVQPREDEGGSVSNGGRW is encoded by the coding sequence ATGAAGCGGTGGCGCGGCTGGCTTTTATGGGGAATGTTGTTTTGGCTGATGGCAAGCCTATGGCCGATGAAAGCAGGTGTTGTGTATGCCGATCAAACAGAGGGGGCCATTACGTTCGTTTCGGATGAGAAGATTGAGGGATGGGCGACCGCACCAGGGAGCGGCAACGGGCAAGGGAACAGCATTCGCTACTTTATGATTCGCATTCAGCCGAAGGAACAAAGCGGCACGGCAGTCAGCTACCGAGCCGAAGCGGTGGAAGCGCCGGCGGACCGAAACGGTGAGAAAAAGTATACGTTTTCTCTTGATATGCGCGGCAAGTGGCCGTCGGCTCCGGGAACGACGGTGACTTACCAAATCACCGTCGATGCGTATCGCGTGTTAGGAAATGGAAAAGAGGATGTGTATTTTTCATTCCCACAGACGCCTTATCAATATACGAGGCAAACTGGGGTGAGCACGGCTAAATTGGATTTTTCCCTCTCATTTTCACAGCCGGAATACGCCAAGCCGCCGAACGGCGATGCCCAAGGCCGGCTCGATGTGACGCTCGTTCCACAAGGGGCCGTTTCGTCGCCCGTCCGTCCGCCGATCGACGTTGTGTTTGTGTTTGACATCTCCGGCTCGATGACATGGGAGAAGCTTTCGAGCGCCAAGACGGCGCTCCGTTCGGCTGTCGATTACTTTAAAGCCCATTCGCATCCGAACGACCGGTTTGCCCTCATTCCGTTTTCCGACCAAGTGAAACAAGTCGTTCCGTTTGGGGATCAGCCGAATGTCGCCGCCCAACTCGAGAAAATTCGGACGGTCGGCGACAGTTTGACCGCTGGAGGCGGCACGAACTATTCGGCGGCGCTGTCGCTTGCGCAGTCGTATTTTAACGACCCGGTGCGCAAAAAGTATGTAATTTTCTTGACAGACGGGATGCCGACCACCCTTAACGCAACAGAAACAATCACCTATCGGGAAGTCGAACGGATTCTTTGGTTCTACTACTATACAGGAGAAAAAATCACGGCGCCGTTGCCGCTGACGTACGAATTGTATACAAATGGAAAGGCCGGCATTCGTTTTATCGACAAACGCGGTTTTTCCCGCTTGTTTACAAGCGACGGATGGGACTATGTAAACGGTGCTGATATCCCTCTAGGTCGAAGCGACTATCCATTTAGTTACAGCAGCATAGAGAAGAAAATTCGTGATCATGCTATCAACGTGGCTAAGGCGCTCGGAATGAACAATATTACGCTTTATTCGATCGGTTTTGGCAGCAACGATGAAGTCGATATGAGCTTTTTGCAAACGCTGTCCGCGACTGCCGGCGGCGAGGCGCGGCAAGGAACGACGCAAAATTTGACCGCCTTGTTCCAACAGTTTTCCCAGCTTGCCACCACGCCGGCGATCACAGGAACGATCCGCATCCCGCTTTCGTCGTTTGGCGGCAATGTCGCCGTTGCGGAAAACGGCCAAGTATGGCTGGATGAAAATAAGCAAAATGCGTATATTTCGTTTTCGATTCCGTATGAGGTCGGGAAGCCGGCGCCGGCTCCTATTACGATTCCGGTTTCCGTCTCCTTTAAGCAAAAAGGGACCTATACGTTGACCACAGAGTTGACATACCGCGATGTGTATGGGCAACTGCAGCCGCCGATCGCAAAATCGGCCACGATCTCGATCGTTGTTAAGGTTCATAGCTTGACGCTTGGCGATTACAAACCGACGATGAACGTTGACGAAATGCAAACCATTCCAGTGACGATCGAGCCGAGCGACGCGACGAACCCAACGCTTGCGTGGACATCAAGCGACCCGAGTGTCGCATCCGTAGACCAAAACGGCACGGTGACAGCGCTAAAGCCTGGAACGGTTACGATCACCGTCCGCGCGACTGATGGCAGCAACGCGTCGGCATCGGCGGTCATCAAGGTGATTGATCCGTACGTGGCGCTTCAAGGTATGGAGTTCCGCCGTCCGGTGTTGTATATGAAAGTCGGCGAACGGCTTGACGCAGCGCCTGAGCTTCGTTTTGTTCCGTCCAATGCAAGCGACCGAACGCTCCGCTCTGTGACATCGTCTGACTCCCGGTTTGTCGACGTTGTCCAAGAAAATGGCCGATGGTATTTGGAAGCAGTGGATGTCGGCTACGCGGTTGTGACGGCGACCGCCAATGCGAGAACGCCGGATGGCAGGCCAATTCAAGCCTCAGTGTGGGTCTTTGTCCAACCGCGTGAAGATGAGGGGGGAAGCGTCAGCAACGGTGGGCGTTGGTGA
- a CDS encoding PilW family protein, producing the protein MKRSARSEAGMTMIELLAAVSISLLIIGAIYTVFLTGIRAYERIGIENDLRSEADYAMARIMNELYTLSPDGMESQEENTPLTAVTFVKNQEFKADADTGLVSREEKKPESIERMTLSIQDGALAINGETITSSRFLLGDSSSFSFRCARKEGNLCRSGVMTIRLIVSDRRHADPSGWLYVPPFTLTTEFGF; encoded by the coding sequence ATGAAACGATCCGCTAGAAGCGAAGCCGGCATGACGATGATCGAGCTGTTGGCCGCCGTTTCCATTTCTTTGCTCATCATCGGCGCTATCTACACCGTGTTTTTAACCGGCATTCGCGCCTACGAGCGCATCGGCATCGAAAACGACTTGCGCAGCGAAGCGGACTACGCCATGGCCCGAATAATGAACGAGCTGTACACGCTCTCTCCAGATGGAATGGAAAGTCAAGAGGAAAACACGCCGTTAACGGCCGTCACCTTTGTGAAAAACCAAGAATTCAAAGCCGATGCGGACACCGGGCTTGTCTCCCGTGAAGAGAAAAAGCCGGAAAGCATCGAGCGGATGACGCTGTCCATCCAAGACGGCGCGCTCGCGATCAATGGCGAAACGATCACCTCTTCCCGCTTTTTGCTGGGCGACTCTTCATCGTTTTCATTCCGTTGCGCACGAAAAGAAGGCAACCTGTGCCGCAGCGGCGTCATGACGATCCGTCTCATTGTCTCCGACCGTCGACACGCCGACCCGAGTGGTTGGCTGTATGTGCCGCCGTTTACATTGACAACGGAATTTGGTTTTTAA